The Chitinophaga flava genome has a segment encoding these proteins:
- the hemF gene encoding oxygen-dependent coproporphyrinogen oxidase: protein MSIKNNFITFIRDLQDEICSALEKIDGKATFREDHWERPGGGGGRSRVIADGNVFEKGGVSTSVVHGDLPEVMAQQFGVTNSKFMACGISLVIHPLNPFVPTVHANFRYFELYDQDGNLKDSWFGGGADLTPYYLEEQDGSHFHRTFKEASDPFGTDLYPKYKKHCDEYFVNKHRDNEARGIGGIFYDYLRPNAEKTAEELFAFSQANGKAFLKAYLPIVEKTKDIPYTEAHRSWQAYRRGRYVEFNLIHDRGTLFGLKTNGRTESILMSLPPVARWEYDFHPEPGSPEAQLVEWLKPRDWINVQDKG, encoded by the coding sequence ATGAGCATCAAAAATAATTTTATCACTTTTATACGGGACCTGCAGGATGAAATATGCAGCGCCCTGGAAAAAATAGACGGCAAAGCCACTTTCCGTGAAGACCACTGGGAACGCCCCGGTGGCGGCGGTGGCCGCTCCCGTGTGATCGCCGACGGTAACGTCTTCGAAAAAGGCGGTGTCAGCACCTCTGTCGTACACGGCGACCTGCCCGAAGTAATGGCCCAGCAGTTTGGTGTTACCAACAGCAAATTCATGGCCTGTGGCATCTCCCTCGTGATACACCCGCTCAATCCTTTTGTTCCTACTGTACATGCCAACTTCCGTTACTTTGAACTGTATGATCAGGACGGTAACCTGAAAGACAGCTGGTTTGGCGGCGGCGCAGACCTCACGCCCTACTACCTCGAAGAACAGGATGGCAGCCACTTCCACCGCACCTTTAAAGAGGCCAGTGATCCTTTCGGAACAGACCTCTATCCGAAATACAAAAAACATTGCGACGAATATTTCGTCAACAAACATCGTGACAACGAAGCAAGGGGCATCGGCGGTATCTTCTATGACTACCTCCGTCCCAATGCAGAAAAAACAGCGGAAGAACTCTTTGCTTTCTCCCAGGCCAATGGTAAAGCTTTCCTGAAAGCCTACCTGCCCATCGTGGAGAAAACAAAAGACATCCCCTATACAGAAGCCCATCGCAGCTGGCAGGCGTATAGACGCGGACGTTATGTGGAGTTTAACCTGATCCACGACAGAGGTACTTTGTTCGGACTCAAAACCAACGGCCGCACCGAGTCTATCCTCATGAGCCTCCCGCCGGTAGCCCGCTGGGAATACGACTTCCATCCGGAGCCCGGCAGCCCTGAGGCTCAGCTGGTGGAATGGCTCAAACCCCGCGACTGGATCAATGTTCAGGATAAAGGATGA
- the hemL gene encoding glutamate-1-semialdehyde 2,1-aminomutase, whose product MYSYSKSEMLFGKAKHVIPGGVNSPVRAFKSVGGTPVFMQHAKGPFMYDVDGNRYIDYINSWGPMIMGHAYEPVVKAIQEYAAFSTSFGAPTELEIKIAELIVGMVPNIDMVRMVNSGTEACMTAIRLARGYTGRNKFIKFEGCYHGHADAFLVSAGSGVATLGIQSVPGVTATVADDTLTAPYNNLPAVEQLIADNPDQIAAIIVEPVAGNMGCILPQPGFLEGLRQLCDANGILLIFDEVMTGFRLARGGAQELFGIRADLVTFGKIIGAGMPVGAVAGPKSIMENLAPAGKVYQAGTLSGNPIAMIAGYTLLQTLNDNPVIYEQLREKAEYLVNGLREAFGASGVVYQINNLGSMLSVHFTEYPIIDFAGASAANNELFKRFFHAMLERGVYLPPSAFESWFMSQALTTEELDATIAAAKAAMQAIKQ is encoded by the coding sequence ATGTACAGCTACAGCAAAAGTGAAATGTTATTCGGGAAAGCAAAGCACGTCATCCCTGGCGGTGTTAACTCTCCCGTGCGTGCATTCAAAAGCGTAGGAGGCACTCCGGTATTTATGCAACACGCCAAAGGCCCCTTCATGTACGATGTGGATGGCAACAGGTATATCGATTATATCAACTCCTGGGGCCCCATGATCATGGGACACGCTTATGAACCGGTAGTAAAGGCCATTCAGGAATATGCTGCTTTCTCTACTTCCTTTGGTGCGCCTACAGAACTGGAAATAAAAATCGCGGAACTCATCGTAGGCATGGTGCCTAACATCGATATGGTCCGTATGGTCAACTCCGGCACCGAAGCCTGTATGACCGCCATCAGGCTGGCCAGAGGCTATACCGGACGTAATAAGTTCATCAAATTTGAAGGCTGTTACCATGGGCATGCAGACGCATTTCTCGTGAGTGCCGGCAGTGGTGTAGCCACCCTCGGCATCCAGTCTGTACCCGGTGTTACTGCTACCGTGGCAGATGATACCCTCACAGCCCCCTACAATAACCTGCCCGCTGTAGAACAGCTGATAGCAGACAATCCGGACCAGATCGCCGCCATCATCGTAGAACCGGTGGCCGGTAATATGGGCTGTATCCTGCCCCAGCCAGGCTTCCTGGAAGGACTGCGCCAGCTCTGCGATGCCAACGGCATCCTGCTCATCTTTGATGAGGTGATGACCGGTTTCCGTCTCGCACGTGGTGGTGCACAGGAACTGTTCGGTATCCGTGCCGACCTCGTTACCTTCGGAAAAATCATCGGCGCCGGTATGCCGGTAGGTGCAGTAGCAGGACCTAAGTCCATCATGGAAAACCTCGCTCCCGCCGGAAAAGTATACCAGGCTGGTACCCTCAGCGGCAACCCGATCGCAATGATCGCCGGTTATACGCTGCTGCAAACGCTGAATGACAACCCTGTCATCTACGAACAGCTGCGGGAAAAAGCAGAATACCTGGTAAACGGCCTGCGCGAAGCATTCGGCGCATCCGGAGTTGTGTACCAGATCAACAACCTGGGTTCTATGCTCAGCGTACACTTCACCGAATACCCGATCATTGACTTTGCCGGCGCTTCCGCTGCCAACAATGAACTGTTCAAACGTTTCTTCCATGCCATGCTCGAACGCGGCGTATACCTGCCGCCATCAGCCTTCGAAAGCTGGTTCATGTCCCAGGCGCTCACAACTGAAGAACTCGATGCTACCATAGCTGCCGCCAAAGCTGCTATGCAAGCTATCAAACAATAG
- the hemB gene encoding porphobilinogen synthase yields MIRRNRILRVSPAIRAMVAETILRPSDFIAPLFVTEGENVKEEISSMPGYFRYSLDLTIKEAKELWSMGIKSVLLFVKAPDSVKDNKGTEAVNPEGLMQRAIRGIKNAIPEMVVMTDVALDPYSSYGHDGIVEGTEIVNDPTVEVLARMSLSHAQAGADFVAPSDMMDGRILAIRNILEQHGFDKTGIMSYSAKYASCFYGPFRDALDSAPGFGDKKTYQMDYANSREAIKETLMDIEEGADIVMVKPAMAYLDIMRIIKDSTTVPVSAYHVSGEYAMIKAAAQNGWLDENKAILESMTSIKRAGADLIATYFAKDAVRLLNA; encoded by the coding sequence ATGATCAGAAGAAACAGAATTTTAAGAGTATCCCCCGCCATTCGCGCGATGGTAGCAGAAACAATTTTGAGGCCCAGCGATTTTATCGCTCCCCTGTTTGTAACTGAAGGAGAAAATGTGAAGGAAGAGATCAGCTCAATGCCCGGCTATTTCCGGTATTCGTTGGACCTCACCATCAAAGAGGCCAAAGAACTGTGGAGCATGGGCATCAAAAGTGTATTGCTTTTTGTGAAAGCACCCGACAGCGTGAAAGACAATAAAGGCACCGAGGCTGTAAACCCTGAGGGACTGATGCAGCGCGCTATCCGTGGCATCAAAAACGCCATTCCTGAAATGGTGGTGATGACAGACGTAGCCCTCGATCCTTATTCCTCCTACGGTCACGACGGTATCGTGGAAGGCACGGAAATCGTTAACGACCCTACCGTGGAAGTACTGGCCCGTATGAGCCTCAGCCATGCACAAGCCGGCGCCGATTTCGTAGCCCCCAGCGATATGATGGACGGCCGTATCCTCGCTATCCGGAACATCCTCGAACAACATGGTTTCGATAAAACCGGTATCATGTCTTACAGCGCCAAATATGCATCCTGCTTCTATGGTCCGTTCCGTGATGCACTCGACTCCGCCCCCGGTTTCGGTGACAAAAAAACCTATCAGATGGACTACGCCAATTCCCGCGAAGCCATCAAGGAAACACTGATGGACATTGAAGAAGGAGCAGACATTGTGATGGTAAAACCAGCGATGGCCTACCTCGATATCATGCGTATCATCAAAGACAGTACAACCGTTCCCGTGAGTGCTTACCATGTGAGTGGCGAATATGCCATGATCAAAGCTGCTGCACAAAACGGCTGGCTCGACGAAAACAAGGCTATCCTGGAAAGCATGACCAGCATCAAACGTGCCGGCGCCGACCTGATCGCTACTTATTTCGCAAAAGACGCTGTAAGACTGCTGAATGCTTAA
- the hemE gene encoding uroporphyrinogen decarboxylase, with protein sequence MSALKNDLLLKALRGETVSRTPVWMMRQAGRYLPDYIKLRDKYSFFERCENPELATEITVMPVDQVGVDAAIIFSDILVVPQAMGMEVQLIEKVGPLLPQPVKSAQDLQRLCVPDVHERLHYVFDALKLTKQTLAGRVPLIGFAGAPWTLLCYMVQGKGSKTFDEAKAFCYQQPAVAHQLLQMITDTSIAYLKAQVAAGADTVQIFDSWGGLLSPQDFEVFSLQYIRQIVAAMKEICPTIVFAKGAWFALEDMAATGAHGLGIDWCIKPELARQFAGSNITLQGNFDPAKLLAPIPEIEKSVKEMLKGFGRQRYIANLGHGILPNVPVDHAKAFVETVKAHG encoded by the coding sequence ATGAGCGCTTTGAAGAACGATTTATTGCTGAAGGCCCTTAGAGGCGAAACTGTTTCCCGCACACCAGTATGGATGATGCGTCAGGCAGGCCGCTATTTACCGGATTACATCAAACTGCGTGATAAATATAGTTTCTTTGAACGCTGCGAAAATCCTGAGCTGGCCACCGAAATCACCGTTATGCCGGTAGACCAGGTAGGTGTAGACGCTGCCATCATTTTCTCCGACATCCTGGTAGTACCACAGGCCATGGGCATGGAAGTACAGCTGATTGAGAAAGTAGGCCCGCTGCTGCCACAGCCGGTGAAAAGTGCACAGGACCTGCAACGTTTATGCGTTCCCGATGTACACGAAAGACTGCATTATGTATTCGATGCCCTGAAGCTCACCAAACAAACCCTGGCTGGCCGTGTGCCGCTGATCGGTTTTGCCGGTGCACCCTGGACATTGCTCTGCTATATGGTACAGGGCAAAGGCTCCAAAACTTTTGATGAAGCCAAAGCTTTCTGTTACCAGCAACCCGCAGTAGCCCATCAGCTGCTGCAGATGATCACCGATACCTCCATCGCTTACCTGAAAGCACAGGTGGCTGCCGGTGCCGATACCGTACAGATATTTGATTCCTGGGGCGGCCTGCTCAGTCCACAGGACTTTGAAGTGTTCTCCCTCCAGTATATCCGTCAGATCGTGGCTGCCATGAAAGAGATATGCCCTACAATCGTATTCGCCAAAGGTGCCTGGTTCGCCCTTGAAGATATGGCCGCTACCGGCGCTCATGGCCTGGGTATCGACTGGTGTATCAAACCGGAACTGGCCCGTCAGTTTGCAGGTAGCAACATTACCCTGCAGGGCAACTTCGACCCGGCTAAACTGCTGGCTCCTATCCCTGAAATTGAAAAATCTGTGAAGGAAATGCTGAAAGGCTTCGGCCGCCAGCGTTATATCGCCAACCTCGGCCATGGTATCCTGCCGAACGTACCGGTAGATCATGCCAAAGCATTTGTTGAAACAGTTAAAGCACACGGCTAA
- the hemC gene encoding hydroxymethylbilane synthase: MDKIIRIGTRESQLALWQAHQVNDLLTAQGYKTTLVPIKSEGDIDLVTPLYEIGVQGIFTKSLDLALLNNRIDIAVHSFKDVPTQLPQQIVQAAVLQRGPVKDLLVYKNSTAFLGEPGYVANIATSSVRRKAQWLRKYPQHQLHNLRGNVNTRLQKLAAENWDGAIFAVAGLERINIRPANSIDLDWMLPAPAQGAVVAVCREDDAFCREACAAFNHAETALSTHIEREFLRTLMGGCTTPISAYAQITNDTVHFRGELCSLDGTQFLDISREVTVAQAQHLGKAAAEDIMARGGDEIVAAIRNAG; the protein is encoded by the coding sequence ATGGACAAAATTATCAGGATAGGTACAAGAGAAAGCCAGCTGGCACTCTGGCAGGCACATCAGGTCAACGACCTGCTCACCGCACAGGGTTATAAAACCACGCTGGTGCCCATTAAAAGCGAAGGCGACATCGATCTCGTTACTCCACTGTACGAGATAGGTGTACAGGGCATCTTCACCAAAAGCCTTGACCTCGCACTGCTCAACAACCGTATTGATATCGCTGTACACTCCTTTAAGGACGTGCCCACCCAGCTGCCTCAACAAATTGTGCAGGCCGCTGTGCTGCAACGCGGTCCGGTGAAGGATCTGCTGGTATACAAAAACAGTACTGCCTTCCTCGGCGAGCCTGGTTATGTGGCCAATATCGCCACCAGCAGCGTACGCCGCAAAGCACAGTGGTTAAGGAAATACCCACAGCACCAGTTACACAACCTGCGTGGCAATGTCAACACCCGCCTGCAGAAACTGGCCGCTGAAAACTGGGATGGCGCCATCTTCGCCGTTGCCGGCCTGGAAAGGATCAACATACGTCCGGCTAACTCCATCGACCTCGACTGGATGCTGCCGGCACCTGCACAAGGCGCCGTAGTAGCCGTATGCCGTGAAGACGATGCCTTCTGTCGTGAAGCCTGTGCCGCTTTTAACCATGCGGAAACAGCCCTCTCCACACATATAGAACGTGAATTCCTACGTACCCTGATGGGCGGATGCACCACCCCTATCAGCGCTTACGCTCAGATAACCAATGATACCGTACACTTCCGCGGTGAACTCTGCAGCCTCGATGGCACTCAGTTCCTCGATATCTCCCGCGAAGTAACCGTAGCACAGGCACAACACCTGGGCAAAGCCGCCGCCGAGGACATCATGGCCCGCGGTGGTGATGAAATTGTAGCAGCGATCAGAAATGCCGGATAA
- the hemA gene encoding glutamyl-tRNA reductase, whose amino-acid sequence MQVSHSKEIANFHIVGINYKKTDAAIRGLYAINPAQYQQLLEHARTVQLDDLFVLSTCNRTELYGFADSPQDLLDLLSRETHGDRAQLGELAYSKSGEEAIRHLYQVGTGLDSQILGDYEIIGQIRNAAKFAKAQQCLGSFLERLVNSVLQVSKLIKTETGLSKGTVSVAFATVRMLERHCPDIRHKKIVLLGVGKIGRNTCKNMIEYLGVKEVTLINRTLQVAADFAGQHGLRYAPYENMVSEMQAADVVLVASNAPEPTVLASHFHQSSPKLIIDLSIPFNVESAVGDLEHVTLVNVDELSKVQDETLQNRLGEVPKALAIIDEHMAEFLYWYKMRKHAVVLKAVKDKLQEIHTREIQQQKNGSGYKVEDMEEVSSRIIQKMINLMAGKVRKETDKSDLYIAMINDIFETGVKQD is encoded by the coding sequence AGAAATAGCAAATTTTCATATCGTTGGGATCAACTATAAGAAAACAGACGCTGCTATCAGGGGATTATACGCCATTAATCCGGCCCAATACCAACAACTCCTGGAGCATGCCAGGACTGTGCAATTAGATGATCTCTTTGTACTCTCCACTTGTAACAGAACGGAATTATACGGTTTCGCGGACAGCCCGCAGGACCTGCTGGACTTGTTGTCCCGTGAAACACACGGTGACAGGGCACAGCTGGGAGAACTGGCTTATTCCAAATCCGGCGAGGAAGCCATCCGCCACCTATATCAGGTAGGTACCGGCCTCGACTCCCAGATATTGGGCGACTATGAAATCATCGGCCAGATCCGTAATGCAGCCAAGTTTGCCAAAGCGCAGCAATGCCTGGGCAGTTTCCTGGAAAGACTTGTCAACAGTGTGTTGCAGGTTTCCAAACTCATCAAAACAGAAACCGGCCTTAGTAAAGGTACCGTTTCCGTGGCCTTCGCCACCGTACGGATGCTCGAACGCCACTGCCCGGATATCCGTCATAAAAAAATCGTATTACTGGGTGTAGGCAAAATAGGCCGCAACACCTGCAAGAATATGATTGAATACCTGGGCGTGAAAGAGGTCACCCTCATTAACCGTACCCTTCAGGTAGCCGCTGATTTCGCCGGCCAGCATGGCCTGCGTTATGCGCCCTACGAAAACATGGTAAGTGAAATGCAGGCCGCCGATGTGGTACTGGTAGCTTCCAATGCACCGGAACCTACTGTACTGGCCTCCCACTTCCATCAATCATCTCCCAAGCTGATCATCGACCTCTCCATCCCTTTCAACGTGGAATCGGCTGTCGGTGATCTGGAGCACGTCACCCTCGTGAATGTAGACGAGCTCTCAAAAGTACAGGACGAAACCCTGCAAAACAGGCTGGGTGAAGTACCTAAAGCCCTTGCCATCATCGATGAGCACATGGCTGAATTCCTGTACTGGTACAAAATGCGCAAACATGCCGTTGTACTCAAAGCCGTTAAAGACAAACTTCAGGAGATCCACACCCGCGAAATACAACAACAGAAAAACGGCTCCGGCTATAAAGTGGAAGATATGGAAGAAGTGTCTTCCCGTATCATCCAGAAAATGATCAACCTCATGGCAGGAAAAGTACGCAAGGAAACCGATAAGAGTGACCTGTACATCGCTATGATCAACGATATTTTCGAGACCGGAGTTAAGCAGGACTAA
- a CDS encoding uroporphyrinogen-III synthase has translation MPDNVKYRILCTRPLTDSLIAAAGDNGIAIDVLDFIQIKPLVNKDLLGEENMIKVFGKPATALVFTSAHAVKAFADYLHQSADYYIIPHPICCIDGNTKKTVQQLLPDNPIVAEASYGKDLAAAIIALGNISEVIFFCGNQRRDDLPEGLRKAGITVHEFVIYENVSTPAVITDDYDGILFFSPSAVKSFFSVNKLPSKTVCFAIGTTTASILEDYTNNKIIMSPLTREESMVQTAIFYFNNINCYE, from the coding sequence ATGCCGGATAATGTCAAATACCGCATATTATGCACCAGGCCACTTACAGACAGCTTAATCGCTGCAGCTGGTGACAACGGTATTGCCATCGACGTACTGGACTTCATTCAGATAAAACCACTGGTCAATAAAGACCTGCTGGGAGAAGAAAACATGATAAAGGTATTCGGCAAACCGGCAACAGCCCTGGTATTCACCAGCGCACATGCCGTAAAAGCTTTTGCTGATTACCTTCACCAGAGTGCTGATTATTATATAATCCCTCATCCGATATGTTGTATCGACGGAAACACCAAAAAGACGGTACAACAACTGCTGCCCGACAATCCCATAGTGGCGGAAGCCTCCTATGGTAAAGACCTTGCAGCAGCTATCATAGCACTGGGCAATATATCCGAAGTGATCTTTTTCTGCGGTAACCAACGTCGGGACGATCTCCCCGAAGGCTTACGCAAAGCGGGTATCACCGTACATGAATTTGTAATCTACGAAAACGTGTCTACACCCGCTGTGATAACCGATGATTACGACGGCATACTGTTTTTCAGTCCCAGCGCGGTGAAAAGTTTTTTCTCCGTCAACAAGCTGCCATCCAAAACCGTTTGTTTTGCCATCGGCACCACCACTGCTTCCATACTGGAAGACTACACAAACAATAAAATCATCATGAGCCCTCTTACAAGAGAGGAGTCCATGGTACAAACAGCTATATTTTACTTTAACAATATTAACTGCTACGAATGA